A segment of the Corylus avellana chromosome ca2, CavTom2PMs-1.0 genome:
TTTTTATGATTGAACAAATGGGTCATGATCCATTAAACATATAGAGAAGAAGAGTTCTTGAAAAAATTCATTGCAAATAGTGTGGGTTAGCCCTTTTtagaattgaaggggtggctgaTCACTCATTTAGAGATGGTAGGATTATTTCATAACCCTCGAGGGGGTGGTTGACCACCCCTCaaaagcttttgagataatagATCACTCTTAAAAACTTTTGAGATGGTCGGATCACCCTTCAAAAGTTTTGAAGGGGTGGCCCAAGCTGCCCAACCACCTCTTAGTGTGGTtaaagaaggtttttttttttttgaaaatatatattttattttaaaataaatgacatgataaagatcattcatttaaaataaattatcatatttttaagaaaaatttcttttaaacacGTATCTTTCATCGCACTCTTATTATTGGGctgatgtaatttttttttgaaaatgttaggtgttcttctaataTTATTCTAGTCTTttaagtatatattattttttaagaattgaaagagaaataatgatcccttaaaaaaaaaaaaaaaaaaaaaaaaaatccataagcacttaacatatataaaaaagtgagatTGAAAAGGAGTAATCAGCTCTTATGAGAATTACATCCATTTTGGTAAACGTAGCACCACGTGAAGAAATAGAAAACGAAAAGCCTGTGTCGGAAATTGCGTGAAAGCACGTGCACAGGTGGCTGTGGTCCCCGCAACCTTGCCTCTTCAGTCAATTAAGTAGCACCtgccatttctttctttctattaatAATTGTTGAAGTCAAACAAATATATGTACGGTCTTCGCACATCTAGGTGGGTCCCTCCAACAACCGTACGAAACAGTACTCCATGACCTTTTCTAAAGCTCCGGCGGTTTCCTGGAACCCACGCTCTTCGACTCTATTCTCCGGTTCATCTCTCTCTTCTTGCCACGTGTTCTCTCCAGTGTCCCCTCCGTACACCTTCACTGTTCGATTATAGCCACCGAAACAGGCCGCAATGCAACGGTCTAAAACCACTCTCACCGCCGTTCCATTTCCATAAGTCCAtaaccatctctctctctctgtctctgtaaTTTTTTTGGCTCAACAAAAACTCCGATTTACTTCTTCTCCATAACCCGAAACAAAACACCGAGATAATAATCCGGACGAGTAAAACCCGAGTCGGTTGGTTTCGGATTCTCTCCAAAACTACCCACCTGACCTGAGCACGAAAACCCCAATCCTAAATTTCaccaaagaaggaaaaagaaaacaaaaacgttAATTTTCacgaacaaaacaaaaacccattgtAAATGTCGTCGCTTTCTGTATTAACCGAAGACCTGCTGATCCGAGTTTATATCAAACTCAGCTCCGACAAGGACCGGAAGACGTGGCGACTTGTATGCAGGGACTTCCTCCGAGTCGACTTGGCGAGCCGGCGGTCCCTCCGAGTCCTCCGCTTCGAGTTCCTACAGAGCCTGCTCTCCAAGTACACAAACCTCGACTCCCTCGACCTCTCGGTTTGCCCGCGAATCGAGGACGGGACCGTGTCGGTCTTACTCTCTCGGCCCGAGTCAAAGAATTGGACCCGGTACTTGACCCGGCTCACACTGAGTCGGGCAACCGGGTTGAGATACTCCGGGTTGGAGATGCTGGCACGTGCGTGTCCGTGTCTGGAGGCACTGGACGTGTCTCACTGTTGGAAGTACGGCGACAGAGAGGCCTCTGCGATATCGTGCGCCAAAGGGTTGAGGGAGCTGAGGATGGATAAGTGCGTGGGAATTAGCGATGTTGGGTTGGCGAAGATTGCGGTTGGGTGTGAGAGACTGGAGAGGCTGAGCTTGAAGTGGTGCATGGAGATCTCTGATCTGGGTGTCGATCTTTTGTGCAAGAAGTGCTTCGGCTTGAAGGCTCTTGATGTCTCATATCTAAAGGTTCGAGTTCCTCACTCTctttttttgaagaataagaTTGTTATACGAGTGTAATACAATTTGATTATGTGCCAGTAAAATTCAGTCTTTATATTAACGACGACCTATAAACGAAAAAAATCACAGTTGATTTTGATGTTATTTCCGTGTTATATagtagtttactaaataacattaatctTATTTTGATGCTATATAGCAGTTGATGTGAAGATGTGGGTAATGGGATTGAAATAGGAGTTCTTAGATTTGGGAGTTGAAATTTAAAAGTATTTCATGATCTGGTACATGGGTTTGCTAATAGAATAGAGAAAATGAAGGTAATTCATGGCTTCATACAAAAATGAGAATGAAGGTAATTGGGGCTACAGTGAAGCAAGGTGGTGTACTTCAATTTCACATTTTGCTCTTTGCATTGCttgttttttcttcatcaaGTTTAGAAGCTCGTGGGTGCttgtttggttgatgagaaaatGAGGAAGTTGAATGtttgaattttaatatattaagagagagagaccgACAGACAGAGAGGGCTAGCgccattaattttcttttgggaGTATGTTTCTAATTTATGACAGTAAAAGATTAggcttctctttttttttcccctcatttattgatttatttttctagtCTTTGCTCTGTTTTTTGATCCTGTTTCTTCTAATTTGAAGTTTTCTTAATGTGTCATATTTCAAGGTTTTTTTCCATCTCTTCATACAACTGAAAGCTCTGCGCAGGAAGTACTAGTACTACTATAtgcctgttttttttttttttttaaataaaaattttagtttttcaatcgtctctattgtttttttcttttttcgaaaTGGGacaatattcttcttcttccactttTTCTGTTAGGATGCTGAGAAAGTGGAAGAAGAATGGTGAACGAGTTGAAGTTTTAAATGCTAGATTTTTATGGTTTATCTGCCCAACCAAGGGCATTGTGGCCGTTTGGTTAAGTTGGGGTGAGAACATCATATTTTGGTGACCAAACAGCATGCTAGATATAGATTGGAAAATCTCTTCTATTGTTTACCTTTATTTTCAGCAAGCAAACAGAGATTTTTCGGTTTAGGTGCctttttcctttacaaaaataCTATGCTTGTGAAATATGACGTATGGTATACTTACCAAAGAAATATGATGCATAGCTGGGTTTCAGGTTACATGTGAATCTCTACGTTCAATTGCTTCTCTGCCGAAACTGGAGGTTTTGGCCATCGTGGGGTGCCCTTTAGTAGATTATGTTGGATTGTGGTTTCTCGAAAATAGATGCCCATTGCTACAGGTGAAATATTTTATAGTTGGGTTGAATATTTTACACATAACATGGTTGACATTAgtaataattaattgtaatgTAAACTGTGTAATTTTCAAGGGCTGCAGGTGATTGATATTTCGAGGTGTGATCTTGTTAATTCCTCGGGTTTAATGTCAGTAGTTAGAGGACATAGTGGTCTTCTGCAGCTCAATGCTGGATACTGTTTTTCGGTGAGTGAATTTCATAGCTCTTTGGTGCATGTATCTGGTTTcactgatttttctttttgtaagcaTAGTTCTTAGTACTTAGATCTTGGAGTTACCTGCAGGGGCTTACGGCAATGGCTCTCCACTGCTTGAAGGACTTGAAGAACCTGAACACAATAAGAATTGATGGTGCTCAAGTTTCTGACTCAAGCTTTCAGATCATCAGCACCAATTGCAAGTCGTTGGTGGAAATTGGGTTGAGCAAATGCATTGGTGTGACAAACACGGGCATCATGCAGCTAGTATCAGGCTGTGTAGATTTGAAGATTGTCAATCTAACGTGTTGCCGCTCCCTCACTGATGCAGCCCTTTCTGCTTTAGCAAACTCTTGCAGGAACCTTGTGTGCCTAAAGTTAGAGTCTTGTGATATGGTCACTGAGAAGAGTCTCGATCAGCTTGGATCATGTTGCTTGCGACTCGAGGAGCTTGATCTCACGGATTGTTGTGGGGTAACTGACAAAGGCAAGTTTTGAAAGTAATTCCCGATGAGTGTCATGAACATTAACTATGGTTAATCTGCCTTCATTGCTTTTAGAAAATGTAGTTAATATGCATGCAGATCCTCCATCTGTTTCATTATCTTAAGCCTGCATTAGTTATGTCCTTGTTCAAATTCATTGTGGCACTTGCATTCCAAATAATCTCTGACACTTTTGAGAGT
Coding sequences within it:
- the LOC132171218 gene encoding F-box/LRR-repeat protein 3, which encodes MSSLSVLTEDLLIRVYIKLSSDKDRKTWRLVCRDFLRVDLASRRSLRVLRFEFLQSLLSKYTNLDSLDLSVCPRIEDGTVSVLLSRPESKNWTRYLTRLTLSRATGLRYSGLEMLARACPCLEALDVSHCWKYGDREASAISCAKGLRELRMDKCVGISDVGLAKIAVGCERLERLSLKWCMEISDLGVDLLCKKCFGLKALDVSYLKVTCESLRSIASLPKLEVLAIVGCPLVDYVGLWFLENRCPLLQVIDISRCDLVNSSGLMSVVRGHSGLLQLNAGYCFSGLTAMALHCLKDLKNLNTIRIDGAQVSDSSFQIISTNCKSLVEIGLSKCIGVTNTGIMQLVSGCVDLKIVNLTCCRSLTDAALSALANSCRNLVCLKLESCDMVTEKSLDQLGSCCLRLEELDLTDCCGVTDKGLQYLSRCSELSCLKLGLCTNITDKGLAYIACNCTKITELDLYRCTGIGDDGFAALLSGCKKLTKLNLSYCSGVTDRGMQYIGYFEDLADLEMRGLVNITSMGLTAVAAGCKRLADLDLKHCGTIDDPGFWALAYYSRNMRQINMSYCSVSDVGLCMVMGNLTRLQDAKLVHLTKVTLKGFELALRASSVRIRKVKLIRPLRCLLSSEILETLHARGCKIRWD